The proteins below are encoded in one region of Leptospiraceae bacterium:
- a CDS encoding ABC transporter ATP-binding protein produces the protein MYTGIDCISLNRSFGNPPLEILKSISLQIPKGQFVSVTGRSGSGKSTLLYALSGLDKITSGKVLFSGESIHDMPEKQLNLFRNFKMGFVFQFHYLLPEITVLENVLMPARKTNLHKTKEAEAKKILEDFSLSHCIDKVPGQISGGESQRVSIARALIMRPEYIFADEPTGNLDSVNGEKVLELFRKVNLDYKTTIVMVTHDSGYAKLAQRTIGLSDGQLESDTMN, from the coding sequence ATGTATACTGGAATTGATTGTATTTCCCTGAATCGTTCTTTTGGAAATCCTCCTCTAGAGATTTTAAAATCCATTAGCCTTCAAATCCCCAAAGGTCAATTTGTATCTGTAACCGGAAGATCAGGCTCCGGCAAATCAACATTACTTTATGCATTAAGTGGACTTGATAAAATCACTTCCGGCAAAGTATTATTTTCCGGTGAAAGTATCCATGATATGCCAGAGAAACAATTAAACCTATTTCGAAATTTTAAAATGGGATTCGTATTTCAATTTCATTATCTATTACCAGAAATTACCGTTTTAGAAAATGTCCTTATGCCCGCCCGCAAAACCAATTTACACAAAACAAAAGAAGCAGAAGCCAAAAAGATTCTAGAAGACTTCTCTTTATCCCACTGCATAGACAAAGTGCCCGGTCAAATATCAGGCGGTGAATCGCAACGCGTATCCATTGCGCGAGCCCTCATCATGAGACCTGAATATATTTTTGCAGATGAGCCAACAGGCAATCTAGATTCTGTCAACGGAGAAAAAGTCTTAGAGTTATTTCGAAAAGTCAATCTGGATTATAAAACTACAATTGTAATGGTGACTCACGACTCCGGCTACGCCAAATTAGCCCAAAGAACAATAGGACTAAGTGATGGTCAGTTAGAATCGGATACTATGAATTAA
- a CDS encoding cation-translocating P-type ATPase, whose amino-acid sequence MKEKHSEKQDWHSLTVEEVLENLKVQKQGLSSTEAKIRLEQYGKNQLTEVARPGFISLLWAQLNNFVVILLIIASLISGLLGDYIESIAIMAIVVLNSILGIVQEEKAEQALAALKKLATPDTQVIRDNLRCSIPSYDLVPGDIVYLEAGNFIPADLRLIETFNLRIEEASLTGESQPIQKDSSVILGKKAPLGDRKNTAFMGTVVNYGRGYGVVTNTGIHTQLGQIAEMLQAVDTEETPLQRRLDELGRTLSIGSLILVAVVFILALYNQTNIHELFTNPSSYFKEFAGEITNVFIIAISLAIAAVPEGLPAVVTISLALGMKEMIGRHVLIRKLSSVETLGSATVICSDKTGTLTQNKMTVTRLWASNQCIEIAGSGYTPIGDFYIKKQKVDIEKYPALLSTLWLCLLNNDAILETIGDTDSYKIIGDPTEGSLVVAALKTGAIHSEINKAYPRIDEIPFDSERKRMITVHKILAPTKEDISFFSNEDYNGWNIITIKGAPDIILDLCNQYQAMDNKHYPLTKEIREQILAANNSMGKDALRVIGVAYRLQKEIQKESKKINTTELERDLIFVGLAGMIDPPHAEVKQALLVARNAGIRTIMITGDFSNTAVAIAEEIGLLRPGKKVMTGAEMDKVSQEGLQAIIQNTDVFSRVSPEHKMRIVEALQSNNEIVAMTGDGVNDGPAIKKADIGIAMGITGTDVAKETADMVLTDDNYASIVAAVEQGRIIYSNIRKFVFYLLSSNVSEIMIIFLATLTGLPAPLTAIQLLWLNLITDGAPALALAMEKGDFNTMNQKPRAKYEAVVNRSMGIGILIQTIVQTVSVLGAFIIGLYQNLELNSVIPSDENWFFSVMNHNWRGANIQTAETMAFVTLSLAELFRAYTVRSEKASLFQIGIFSNKYMQYAVGISLLLLFAVCFIPFLQPIFNTHFLSINEWILVICLASMPAVAEEITKFFLRMKN is encoded by the coding sequence TTGAAAGAGAAACATTCAGAAAAACAAGATTGGCATTCATTAACTGTAGAAGAAGTTTTAGAAAACTTAAAAGTGCAAAAGCAAGGTCTTTCTTCCACAGAAGCAAAAATACGTTTAGAGCAATATGGAAAAAATCAATTAACAGAGGTAGCGCGACCCGGTTTTATTTCATTATTATGGGCACAACTAAATAACTTTGTTGTAATCTTACTAATCATTGCATCGTTAATCTCTGGCTTGCTTGGTGACTATATAGAGTCAATTGCTATCATGGCAATTGTTGTTTTAAATTCTATTCTCGGAATAGTTCAGGAAGAGAAAGCAGAACAAGCATTAGCCGCTCTAAAAAAATTAGCCACACCGGATACACAGGTGATTCGAGACAATCTAAGGTGTTCGATTCCTTCCTATGATTTAGTTCCGGGTGATATCGTATATCTGGAAGCTGGAAATTTTATTCCTGCCGATTTACGCTTAATTGAAACATTTAATCTACGAATTGAAGAAGCTTCTCTCACTGGAGAATCACAGCCCATTCAAAAAGATTCTTCCGTTATTCTTGGAAAAAAAGCTCCTTTAGGAGACAGAAAGAATACAGCTTTTATGGGAACAGTCGTAAACTATGGTCGCGGATACGGCGTAGTAACCAATACAGGAATTCATACACAGTTAGGACAAATTGCAGAGATGTTGCAAGCTGTGGATACGGAGGAGACTCCACTCCAAAGAAGACTGGATGAATTAGGAAGAACGCTAAGTATTGGTTCGCTGATTTTAGTCGCAGTTGTTTTTATTCTGGCATTATACAATCAAACGAATATACATGAGTTATTTACAAACCCATCTTCCTATTTTAAAGAGTTTGCAGGTGAAATCACAAATGTATTTATTATTGCCATTAGCCTTGCAATTGCAGCAGTGCCGGAAGGACTTCCTGCCGTTGTTACAATTTCACTCGCTTTAGGTATGAAGGAAATGATTGGGCGCCATGTCTTGATTCGTAAACTGTCTTCGGTTGAAACGCTTGGCTCTGCAACTGTAATTTGTTCCGACAAAACAGGAACTCTTACTCAAAACAAAATGACAGTAACTCGCCTTTGGGCAAGCAATCAATGCATAGAAATAGCCGGCTCAGGTTACACGCCTATAGGAGATTTTTATATAAAGAAGCAGAAAGTGGATATTGAAAAGTATCCGGCACTTCTTTCTACACTCTGGCTGTGTTTATTAAATAATGATGCAATACTAGAAACGATAGGCGATACAGACTCCTATAAAATCATTGGCGATCCCACAGAAGGTTCTCTTGTAGTTGCCGCCCTTAAAACCGGTGCAATTCATTCGGAGATTAATAAAGCGTATCCTCGTATCGACGAAATCCCATTTGATTCAGAGCGAAAAAGAATGATTACTGTTCATAAAATTCTTGCGCCTACCAAAGAGGATATTTCTTTTTTTTCGAATGAAGACTATAACGGCTGGAATATCATTACCATTAAAGGAGCACCAGATATAATTCTGGATCTCTGCAATCAGTATCAAGCAATGGATAATAAGCATTATCCATTAACGAAAGAAATTCGGGAGCAAATACTAGCAGCAAATAATTCTATGGGCAAAGATGCATTACGCGTAATTGGAGTAGCATACCGCCTACAAAAAGAAATTCAAAAAGAATCAAAAAAAATAAACACTACGGAATTAGAAAGAGATCTTATATTTGTAGGTTTAGCAGGCATGATAGATCCACCCCATGCAGAAGTAAAGCAAGCCCTCTTAGTTGCGCGTAATGCAGGAATCCGCACAATTATGATTACAGGTGACTTCTCCAATACGGCAGTTGCCATTGCAGAAGAAATAGGACTACTTCGACCGGGTAAAAAAGTAATGACCGGTGCAGAGATGGACAAAGTCAGTCAAGAGGGACTTCAAGCGATTATTCAAAACACAGATGTTTTTTCCAGAGTCTCACCAGAACATAAAATGCGCATTGTAGAAGCGCTACAGTCGAACAATGAAATCGTAGCAATGACTGGAGATGGAGTAAATGATGGTCCTGCCATTAAAAAAGCTGACATCGGAATTGCCATGGGAATTACAGGAACAGATGTGGCAAAAGAAACAGCCGATATGGTTCTTACGGATGATAACTACGCAAGCATTGTAGCTGCTGTTGAGCAAGGACGAATTATATACAGCAATATTCGTAAGTTTGTATTCTATTTGCTTTCGTCCAATGTGTCGGAGATAATGATAATTTTCCTCGCGACGTTAACCGGTTTACCAGCACCTTTAACCGCTATTCAATTGCTATGGCTAAACCTAATTACAGATGGAGCTCCCGCCTTAGCACTTGCTATGGAAAAAGGTGATTTTAACACAATGAATCAAAAACCTCGTGCAAAATATGAGGCAGTGGTAAACCGTTCAATGGGTATCGGAATTTTAATTCAGACAATTGTTCAGACAGTTTCCGTTTTGGGTGCTTTCATAATTGGTTTGTATCAAAATTTAGAGCTAAACTCTGTTATCCCCTCCGATGAGAATTGGTTTTTCTCTGTGATGAATCATAATTGGCGTGGTGCGAATATTCAAACAGCAGAGACAATGGCATTTGTAACACTGTCTCTTGCTGAATTATTTAGAGCTTACACAGTTCGTTCAGAGAAAGCTTCCTTATTTCAAATCGGTATATTTTCAAATAAGTATATGCAATACGCAGTAGGAATATCCCTCCTATTATTGTTTGCTGTTTGCTTTATTCCATTTCTCCAACCGATTTTTAATACTCATTTTCTTTCTATCAATGAGTGGATACTCGTTATATGTCTCGCAAGTATGCCAGCAGTTGCCGAAGAAATTACAAAATTTTTCTTAAGAATGAAAAATTAA
- a CDS encoding transposase zinc-binding domain-containing protein, whose amino-acid sequence MYICSTDKSKPAYLPAFERWSLYKSIWMDHWEEFRRIYNTRFLSKYGELSDGKIEEVEKLLGCGNFQNGFQRYSCEECDVNLIVPFSCKSRLCLSCYRKKLFGWSVNLSHILNMDLRHIHITFTIPGTVSNLLFQRRCEVEDMISVAAEVYKKELIKFARLKFKKEEITISDKDWLPLSPRTASS is encoded by the coding sequence TTGTATATTTGTTCAACCGATAAAAGTAAACCCGCTTATCTTCCAGCATTTGAAAGATGGAGTCTATACAAATCTATCTGGATGGATCACTGGGAAGAGTTTCGGAGAATTTATAACACAAGATTCTTGTCGAAGTATGGAGAACTTTCGGACGGGAAAATAGAAGAGGTGGAAAAGCTTTTAGGTTGTGGGAATTTTCAGAATGGTTTTCAGAGATATTCTTGTGAAGAATGCGACGTAAACTTAATCGTTCCATTTAGTTGTAAATCAAGACTTTGTTTGTCTTGCTATCGCAAGAAACTCTTTGGTTGGTCTGTTAATTTATCCCATATACTAAATATGGATTTGCGGCATATTCATATAACCTTTACAATTCCTGGGACTGTTTCTAATTTACTTTTTCAAAGAAGATGCGAAGTAGAGGATATGATTTCAGTAGCAGCGGAAGTTTACAAAAAAGAATTAATCAAATTCGCAAGATTGAAATTTAAAAAAGAAGAAATTACGATTAGCGACAAAGATTGGTTACCCCTGTCACCTCGAACGGCTTCATCGTGA
- a CDS encoding efflux RND transporter periplasmic adaptor subunit, whose product MNKRNLFIAAGILSVLAAFLVYGFFFKRPNIVKPKVGPIVEAIYALGTVKSDDIYILKMGITSGLTKLYVTEGDLVEKGQKLIATESSDFSSPIQGTVSRIYLDRGETIMPGIPVLTVMDLTKTFIQISLDQSSALRIKKDQKAELSFENLRGTKITGTVQKIYPSDGQFIVRLKTESLPAGILPGMTADAAIEVAKRENATLIPANSIHRGQVRILRAGKTITLNVKIGAVNGELAEILDGQVLPEDEILIGKEP is encoded by the coding sequence ATGAATAAACGAAATCTTTTTATAGCAGCAGGAATTTTATCTGTATTAGCCGCATTTTTAGTCTATGGTTTTTTCTTCAAAAGACCTAATATTGTAAAGCCGAAAGTAGGTCCGATTGTAGAAGCGATTTATGCTCTTGGAACTGTGAAATCAGATGATATCTATATTTTAAAAATGGGAATTACTTCTGGATTAACAAAGCTCTATGTCACAGAAGGAGACCTTGTAGAGAAAGGGCAAAAGCTAATCGCCACAGAGTCTTCTGATTTTTCCTCACCTATTCAGGGAACAGTTTCTCGCATTTATCTCGACAGGGGCGAAACTATAATGCCCGGCATACCGGTATTAACCGTAATGGATTTAACGAAGACATTTATTCAAATTTCTTTAGATCAATCCTCCGCACTCCGAATTAAAAAAGACCAGAAAGCTGAATTGAGTTTTGAAAATCTACGTGGCACAAAGATTACAGGAACTGTTCAAAAGATTTATCCCTCCGATGGACAATTTATTGTTCGTCTAAAAACTGAATCTTTACCGGCAGGAATTCTCCCAGGTATGACGGCTGACGCTGCCATTGAAGTTGCTAAACGCGAAAATGCTACACTCATTCCTGCTAATTCAATTCATAGAGGACAGGTTCGAATTTTGCGAGCAGGAAAAACGATTACTTTAAATGTAAAAATTGGAGCGGTAAATGGAGAATTGGCGGAAATACTAGATGGGCAGGTTTTACCCGAAGATGAAATTCTTATCGGTAAAGAGCCATGA
- a CDS encoding ABC transporter permease, whose amino-acid sequence MIFLALKQLFARPQQTFLTFLAIVIGSVGYIVFSSIMLGFQEYIIEQLVNSDAQIRISPRDETISEKTFHEIFFPDSTIKWIKPPSGKTDNSRLDNIQWWNEKLEKDKEVIAFSPQLVRQVTFIQGKLLFPAKIIGVIPETQTKITNTDKYSVEGGKLKNLSEGDSLAIIGVNLKNKMGVMLNDVVQVGIPGKQITPLKIIGIIQTGNRMIDDSLCYTSITTLQRITESPGEISDIVVRVNDVSHARNMAEDWSQFTRDKVESWDQANESIMSVFNTQNIIRNTITVIIILIIAFGIYNILNMVVNGKKRDIAILRSIGYEEMDIIILFLIQGLILGITGAIAGSVFGFFVAKYVSTIEVFKGKNMVTGTNHLMVSYNILIYLKGMGFTIFASLVSSMIPARAAAKISPIEIIRGS is encoded by the coding sequence ATGATCTTTCTCGCTCTCAAACAACTATTCGCTAGACCACAACAGACCTTTCTTACTTTTCTAGCCATCGTGATTGGCTCTGTAGGCTATATTGTATTTTCCAGTATCATGCTCGGCTTTCAGGAATACATCATCGAGCAGTTGGTAAACAGTGATGCACAAATTCGAATTTCCCCTAGAGATGAAACCATTTCCGAAAAAACATTTCACGAGATATTCTTTCCTGACTCTACAATCAAGTGGATTAAACCTCCATCGGGGAAAACAGACAATAGCCGCTTAGACAATATCCAATGGTGGAATGAGAAACTAGAAAAGGATAAAGAAGTAATCGCATTTTCTCCCCAGTTAGTTAGACAGGTTACCTTTATCCAGGGAAAACTTTTATTCCCTGCAAAGATAATAGGCGTTATCCCTGAAACACAAACTAAAATCACAAACACAGACAAATACAGCGTGGAAGGCGGGAAACTAAAAAATCTAAGTGAGGGAGATTCCCTTGCTATCATTGGCGTAAATCTAAAAAACAAAATGGGTGTAATGCTAAATGACGTTGTCCAGGTAGGAATTCCAGGCAAACAAATCACTCCTCTTAAAATCATTGGAATCATTCAAACAGGCAACCGAATGATCGATGATTCTCTTTGTTATACATCCATTACAACCCTACAACGAATCACCGAATCACCCGGAGAAATTTCTGATATTGTAGTGAGGGTAAATGATGTTAGCCATGCAAGAAATATGGCAGAAGATTGGTCTCAGTTCACTCGTGATAAAGTAGAAAGTTGGGATCAGGCAAATGAAAGTATCATGTCCGTTTTTAATACCCAAAATATAATCCGAAATACAATTACAGTCATCATTATTTTAATAATCGCCTTTGGAATTTATAATATTCTAAACATGGTAGTCAATGGCAAGAAGAGAGATATAGCCATTTTGCGCTCGATTGGTTACGAGGAAATGGATATTATTATTTTGTTTCTAATTCAGGGTTTGATTCTAGGAATTACCGGTGCAATAGCAGGAAGTGTATTTGGTTTTTTTGTAGCTAAGTATGTAAGCACGATAGAAGTATTCAAAGGAAAAAACATGGTTACCGGCACGAATCATTTAATGGTTTCTTATAATATTTTGATTTATCTAAAGGGTATGGGTTTCACCATATTTGCCTCTCTTGTATCTAGTATGATTCCCGCCCGCGCTGCTGCCAAAATCTCGCCAATTGAAATTATAAGGGGGTCTTAA